Proteins encoded by one window of Flavobacterium sp. N502540:
- the dnaB gene encoding replicative DNA helicase, which translates to MENFKNVNPVKVDKTTIINLEKGKLPPQVLELEEAVLGAMMIDKKGVDDVIDILQADAFYKEGHKFIFEAIVQLFTETQPIDLLTVSAQLKKNGKLELAGGDFYLIQLTQKIASSAHIEFHSRIILQKFIQRSLIRISSEIIEASYDETADVFDLLDQAESKLYEVTQGNIKRSSETAQSLVLQAKKKIEEIAKKEGLSGVETGFHNLDKLTSGWQPSDLIIIAARPAMGKTAFVLSMARNIAIQYGHGVALFSLEMASVQLITRLISSETGLSSEKLRTGKLEPHEWEMLSTKVKDLEKAPLFIDDTPSLSIFDLRAKCRRLASQHGIKIIIIDYLQLMTAGGNNKGGGNREQEISTISRNLKALAKELNVPVIALSQLSRAVETRGSSKRPLLSDLRESGAIEQDADIVSFLYRPEYYKIEEWDDDEASPTAGQAEIMIAKHRNGGIENIRLKFLGHLGKFDNLDDFSGSYDDLPSKMNHDDNSFITKSLPSANEAFGSNLNDDDDDNDVPF; encoded by the coding sequence ATGGAAAATTTCAAGAATGTAAATCCTGTAAAGGTAGATAAAACCACAATTATTAATTTAGAAAAAGGAAAACTTCCGCCGCAAGTGCTTGAATTGGAGGAGGCTGTTCTTGGGGCGATGATGATTGATAAAAAGGGGGTTGATGATGTAATTGATATTTTGCAGGCTGATGCTTTTTATAAAGAGGGACATAAATTTATTTTTGAAGCGATCGTTCAGCTTTTTACCGAAACACAGCCAATCGACTTGCTGACGGTTTCGGCCCAATTGAAGAAGAATGGAAAATTAGAGTTAGCCGGAGGAGATTTTTATTTAATTCAGCTTACTCAAAAAATTGCTTCTTCTGCGCATATCGAATTCCACTCTCGTATTATCCTTCAAAAATTCATTCAAAGAAGTTTGATTCGAATTTCGTCCGAAATTATCGAAGCCTCTTACGATGAAACGGCAGACGTGTTTGATTTGCTGGATCAGGCCGAATCCAAACTTTATGAAGTAACACAAGGAAATATCAAACGTAGTTCCGAAACTGCTCAGAGTTTAGTACTTCAGGCTAAAAAGAAGATTGAAGAGATTGCGAAAAAAGAAGGATTGAGTGGTGTCGAAACCGGTTTTCATAATCTGGATAAATTGACTTCGGGATGGCAGCCAAGTGATTTAATTATTATCGCGGCAAGACCTGCGATGGGAAAAACGGCCTTTGTACTTTCAATGGCGAGAAATATAGCGATTCAGTATGGACATGGGGTGGCTTTGTTCTCTCTGGAGATGGCATCCGTTCAGTTGATTACAAGGTTAATTTCGTCAGAAACAGGATTGTCATCAGAAAAACTTCGTACCGGTAAATTAGAACCTCACGAATGGGAAATGTTGAGTACCAAAGTAAAAGATCTGGAAAAAGCGCCTTTGTTTATTGATGATACACCTTCGCTTTCTATTTTCGACTTGAGAGCAAAATGCCGTCGTTTGGCTTCACAGCACGGAATTAAAATTATTATTATTGATTATTTGCAGCTGATGACTGCCGGAGGAAATAATAAAGGAGGAGGAAATCGTGAACAGGAGATTTCTACAATTTCCCGAAACTTAAAAGCCCTGGCAAAAGAGCTAAACGTTCCGGTAATTGCACTTTCGCAGTTATCGCGTGCCGTTGAAACGCGTGGATCCAGTAAACGTCCATTGCTTTCGGATCTTCGTGAATCTGGAGCTATTGAGCAGGATGCCGATATCGTTTCGTTTTTATACCGACCGGAATACTACAAAATTGAAGAATGGGATGACGATGAAGCATCACCAACTGCAGGTCAGGCAGAGATTATGATCGCCAAACACCGTAACGGGGGTATCGAAAACATTCGATTGAAATTCTTAGGACATCTTGGAAAGTTTGATAATCTTGATGATTTTTCAGGCAGTTATGACGATTTACCATCAAAAATGAATCATGACGATAATTCTTTTATAACTAAAAGCCTGCCTTCGGCCAATGAAGCTTTTGGCAGTAATTTAAATGACGACGACGACGATAACGATGTTCCGTTTTAA
- a CDS encoding acetyl-CoA carboxylase carboxyltransferase subunit alpha, translating into MEYLDFELPIKELEEQLEKCVIIGKESDVDVTPTCKEINKKLEQTKKEIYKNLTAWQRVQLSRHPNRPYTLDYIKALCGDTFLELHGDRSFKDDKAMVGGLGKINGQSFMIVGQQKGFNTKTRQYRNFGMANPEGYRKALRLMKMAEKFGIPVLTLVDTPGAYPGLEAEERGQGEAIARNIFEMVRLQVPIITIIVGEGASGGALGIGVGDKVYMLENTWYSVISPESCSSILWKSWEYKERAADALKLTSSDMKKQKLVDDVIPEPLGGAHYDRETTFKTVAEYITKGYNELKDLSTHDLIAQRMDKYSKMGEYKE; encoded by the coding sequence ATGGAATATTTAGATTTTGAGCTTCCAATTAAAGAACTTGAAGAACAGTTAGAAAAGTGTGTCATAATTGGAAAAGAATCTGATGTTGATGTAACACCAACCTGCAAGGAAATCAACAAAAAATTAGAGCAAACTAAGAAAGAAATATACAAAAACCTTACAGCCTGGCAACGTGTTCAGCTGTCAAGACATCCAAATAGACCTTATACTTTAGATTATATCAAAGCACTTTGCGGAGATACATTTTTAGAGCTTCACGGAGACAGAAGCTTTAAAGATGATAAAGCGATGGTGGGTGGATTAGGGAAAATAAACGGACAGTCGTTTATGATCGTAGGTCAGCAAAAAGGTTTCAATACCAAAACCCGTCAGTACCGTAATTTTGGTATGGCAAACCCTGAAGGATACCGTAAAGCTTTGCGTTTGATGAAAATGGCAGAGAAGTTCGGAATTCCGGTTTTAACTTTAGTAGACACTCCGGGTGCATATCCGGGACTTGAAGCTGAAGAAAGAGGACAGGGAGAGGCAATCGCCAGAAACATTTTCGAAATGGTTCGTTTACAAGTGCCTATCATTACAATTATTGTGGGTGAAGGAGCTTCAGGAGGAGCCTTAGGAATTGGTGTGGGAGATAAAGTATATATGTTAGAAAATACTTGGTATTCTGTAATTTCTCCAGAATCTTGTTCTTCAATTTTATGGAAAAGCTGGGAGTACAAAGAACGTGCTGCAGATGCTTTAAAATTGACTTCATCTGATATGAAAAAACAAAAATTAGTTGATGATGTGATTCCTGAACCATTAGGTGGAGCGCACTACGACCGCGAAACTACTTTTAAAACAGTAGCAGAGTACATCACTAAAGGATATAATGAATTGAAAGACTTATCAACACATGATCTGATTGCCCAAAGAATGGACAAGTACAGTAAGATGGGGGAGTATAAAGAGTAA
- a CDS encoding DMT family transporter gives MRNDNLKSYLNLHLIVFIWGFTAILGALITIDAENLVWFRMLLAGVFLAAFIVYKKQSFVISATSFAKLIFVGLLIALHWIFFFRAIHVSNVSITLSIFSLGAFFASLLEPLFYGRKILFYEVFFGLIIIAGLALIMQVEVKYLHGMYYALAAIILGVLFTLMNGKLITEHDPSVITFYEFAAGVFFISIYFLIQGKFTADFFTMSLNNWALLLVLASVCTAYAFTASVKVMQKLTPYTVMLTTNLEPVYGIMLAYFILGGKEKMSTEFYIGALIIVITVILNGVLKHYKNKKQV, from the coding sequence ATGCGAAACGATAATTTAAAAAGTTATTTAAATCTTCATTTAATTGTTTTTATCTGGGGTTTTACGGCCATTCTGGGTGCTTTGATAACCATTGATGCCGAAAATTTGGTCTGGTTTAGAATGCTTCTTGCAGGAGTTTTCCTGGCAGCATTTATCGTGTACAAAAAACAATCATTTGTAATCTCAGCCACTTCCTTTGCGAAACTGATTTTTGTGGGATTACTGATTGCGCTTCATTGGATTTTCTTTTTTAGAGCAATACACGTTTCCAACGTTTCTATAACACTTTCGATATTCTCGCTCGGTGCATTTTTTGCGTCGTTACTGGAACCTCTTTTTTACGGAAGAAAGATCTTATTCTACGAAGTTTTCTTCGGATTGATTATTATCGCCGGTTTAGCACTGATTATGCAGGTCGAGGTAAAGTATCTGCACGGAATGTATTATGCATTAGCAGCTATTATTCTGGGGGTTTTATTCACTTTAATGAACGGAAAATTAATAACAGAACACGATCCTTCGGTAATTACTTTTTATGAGTTTGCTGCCGGAGTTTTCTTTATTTCAATTTATTTTTTAATACAGGGGAAATTCACTGCCGATTTTTTTACAATGTCACTAAACAACTGGGCTTTATTGCTTGTTTTGGCTTCGGTTTGTACGGCTTATGCCTTTACTGCTTCAGTGAAAGTGATGCAGAAATTAACGCCTTATACCGTGATGTTAACGACTAATTTAGAGCCTGTTTACGGAATTATGCTGGCTTATTTTATTCTTGGAGGAAAAGAAAAAATGAGTACAGAATTTTATATTGGTGCCCTGATAATTGTAATTACCGTTATCTTAAACGGTGTTTTGAAACATTATAAAAACAAGAAACAAGTGTAA
- a CDS encoding LptF/LptG family permease, with the protein MLTIIDKYILKRYLATFSVMILLFIPIGIVIDVSEKVNKMLENKIPFTAIAIYYYNFTVYFANSLFPIFLFLSVIWFTSKLANNTEIIAVLSSGISFSRFLRPYIIGASIVSVFVLLMGFFIVPAASEGFNNFRYTYLKGNGKQLMRGENTNVYRQINDNDFIFVNSFNEESKTAFNFTLEHFENEKLTYKITASRIKWDPKSKTYALYDYTKRTLGELNDQIEKSPEKRVAFKFELADLTPVVYIAETLPLGKLIDFIEKERKRGSGNIDMYLVVLYKKYSVPVSAFILTIIAVAVSSMKRRGGMGTNLAIGIAIAFSFVFFDKIFGTLAEKSAFSPLFAVWLPNIVFGILAVYLLRNAKR; encoded by the coding sequence ATGTTAACGATAATAGATAAGTATATTTTAAAAAGATATTTAGCCACTTTCTCGGTGATGATTTTATTATTTATTCCAATTGGAATTGTAATCGACGTCTCTGAAAAGGTGAATAAGATGTTGGAAAATAAAATTCCGTTTACCGCAATTGCGATCTATTATTACAATTTTACGGTTTATTTTGCGAATTCCTTATTTCCGATCTTTTTGTTTTTATCTGTAATTTGGTTTACCTCAAAATTGGCCAATAATACAGAAATTATTGCCGTTTTAAGTTCCGGAATTTCATTTTCCCGTTTTTTAAGACCTTATATTATTGGGGCTTCGATCGTTTCGGTTTTTGTGCTTTTAATGGGGTTTTTTATTGTTCCCGCTGCCAGTGAAGGTTTTAATAATTTTAGGTATACCTATCTGAAAGGAAACGGAAAACAGTTAATGCGAGGCGAGAATACCAATGTTTACCGTCAGATTAATGATAACGATTTTATTTTTGTCAATAGTTTTAATGAAGAGTCTAAAACGGCTTTTAATTTTACATTAGAGCATTTCGAAAATGAAAAGCTGACCTATAAAATTACTGCCAGCCGCATCAAATGGGATCCTAAATCCAAGACTTATGCTTTGTATGATTACACCAAAAGAACTCTTGGAGAATTAAACGATCAGATAGAAAAAAGTCCTGAGAAAAGAGTTGCTTTCAAATTTGAACTAGCCGATTTAACTCCTGTAGTTTACATCGCAGAGACCCTGCCACTTGGAAAACTGATCGATTTTATCGAAAAAGAACGCAAAAGAGGCTCAGGAAATATTGATATGTATTTGGTTGTGCTTTACAAAAAATACAGTGTACCCGTTTCGGCTTTTATCCTGACTATTATTGCTGTGGCCGTTTCGTCGATGAAGCGCCGTGGAGGTATGGGGACTAATTTAGCAATCGGAATTGCAATTGCCTTTTCATTTGTGTTCTTTGATAAAATATTCGGAACATTAGCCGAAAAATCTGCTTTCTCACCTTTATTTGCTGTCTGGCTCCCGAATATTGTTTTCGGAATCCTGGCGGTTTACCTATTACGTAATGCGAAACGATAA
- the tgt gene encoding tRNA guanosine(34) transglycosylase Tgt has protein sequence MKFDLLQRDPQSKARAGSITTDHGVIETPIFMPVGTVASVKGVHQRELKDDINPDIILGNTYHLYLRPQTEILEKAGGLHKFMNWDRNILTDSGGYQVYSLSNNRKIKEEGVKFKSHIDGSYHFFSPESVMEIQRTIGADIIMAFDECTPYPCDYRYAQRSMHMTHRWLDRCINHLDKVPYKYGYEQTFFPIVQGSTYKDLRRQSAEYIANAGQQGNAIGGLSVGEPAEEMYAMTEVVCEILPEDKPRYLMGVGTPINILENIALGIDMFDCVMPTRNARNGMLFTANGTINIKNKKWEADFSPIDEMGHTFVDTEYTKAYLRHLFAANEYLGKQIATIHNLGFYMWLVREARKHILAGDFRPWKEMMVKNMSQRL, from the coding sequence ATGAAGTTTGATTTATTACAAAGAGATCCGCAATCTAAAGCAAGAGCGGGAAGTATTACTACAGATCACGGCGTAATCGAAACGCCTATTTTTATGCCTGTCGGGACGGTGGCTTCTGTAAAAGGAGTGCATCAGCGAGAACTTAAAGACGATATCAATCCGGATATTATTCTTGGAAATACCTATCATTTGTATTTACGTCCGCAGACCGAAATTCTGGAGAAAGCAGGTGGATTGCATAAATTTATGAATTGGGATCGTAATATTTTAACGGATTCTGGAGGATATCAGGTGTACTCCCTTTCTAATAACAGAAAAATTAAGGAAGAAGGAGTAAAGTTCAAATCTCATATTGATGGTTCGTACCACTTTTTTTCGCCGGAAAGCGTAATGGAAATTCAACGTACTATTGGAGCCGATATTATTATGGCCTTTGATGAATGTACACCTTATCCGTGTGATTACAGATATGCACAGCGTTCGATGCACATGACTCACCGCTGGTTAGATCGTTGTATCAATCATTTGGATAAAGTACCTTATAAATATGGATACGAGCAAACATTTTTTCCAATTGTTCAGGGAAGTACTTATAAAGATTTACGTCGTCAGTCGGCAGAATATATTGCAAATGCAGGACAACAAGGAAATGCAATTGGAGGTTTGTCTGTAGGAGAACCTGCAGAAGAAATGTATGCCATGACCGAAGTAGTTTGCGAAATTTTACCAGAGGACAAACCACGTTATTTAATGGGAGTTGGAACTCCGATTAATATTTTAGAAAATATTGCTTTAGGAATTGATATGTTCGATTGTGTAATGCCAACCCGTAATGCCAGAAACGGTATGTTGTTTACAGCAAACGGAACGATCAACATCAAGAATAAAAAGTGGGAAGCTGATTTTTCTCCAATCGATGAAATGGGACATACTTTTGTGGATACAGAATATACAAAAGCGTATTTGCGTCACTTATTTGCGGCTAACGAGTATTTAGGAAAACAAATTGCGACAATTCACAATCTTGGTTTTTACATGTGGTTGGTTCGTGAAGCCAGAAAACATATCTTAGCAGGCGATTTCAGACCATGGAAAGAAATGATGGTTAAAAATATGAGTCAAAGACTTTAA
- a CDS encoding polysaccharide deacetylase family protein yields the protein MNLAQKLGYPENTKLLIIHADDAGLSHSENQATIKTLQNGFVNSYSIMVPSPWFFEMANFAKDNPQYDCGIHLTLTCEWENYKFGPVLPLSEVSSLTDQNGHFYKNRTDFKNNAKLPEIRKELTAQIEKALQFGIQPTHLDSHMCSIGVTPEILEIYKELGKQYNLPVFINKKFVESISLSHEKYNFENTLLADHLLIGYFSDFEKGELRKSYSKALDNAIPGLNVFLLHPAFDDFEMQGITLNHPNFGSAWRQIDFDFFTSEECGAKLKENNIQLVTWREIGSIR from the coding sequence ATGAACCTAGCACAAAAACTTGGATATCCTGAAAATACTAAACTATTAATTATTCATGCTGACGATGCCGGCCTGTCGCATTCTGAAAATCAGGCAACCATAAAAACACTGCAAAATGGCTTTGTAAACTCTTACAGCATAATGGTTCCCAGTCCATGGTTTTTCGAAATGGCTAATTTTGCCAAAGACAATCCGCAATACGATTGTGGAATTCACCTCACCTTAACCTGCGAATGGGAGAATTACAAATTTGGTCCGGTTCTTCCACTTTCTGAGGTTTCAAGTTTAACAGATCAAAATGGTCATTTCTACAAAAACAGAACTGATTTTAAAAATAATGCAAAACTTCCTGAAATCAGGAAAGAACTTACCGCTCAAATCGAAAAAGCTTTACAATTTGGAATTCAGCCTACCCATCTTGATTCACACATGTGCAGCATCGGTGTAACTCCTGAAATTTTAGAAATCTATAAAGAACTCGGAAAACAATACAATCTTCCGGTTTTCATAAACAAAAAATTTGTTGAATCCATCAGTTTATCACACGAAAAATACAATTTTGAAAACACTCTTCTCGCTGATCATTTATTGATTGGGTATTTTTCGGACTTTGAAAAAGGGGAATTAAGAAAATCATACTCCAAGGCGCTGGACAATGCCATCCCGGGATTAAATGTATTTCTGCTTCACCCTGCTTTTGACGATTTCGAAATGCAGGGCATCACCCTAAATCATCCTAATTTTGGTTCGGCCTGGCGACAAATTGACTTTGACTTTTTTACCAGTGAAGAATGCGGCGCAAAGCTGAAAGAAAACAACATCCAACTGGTGACCTGGCGAGAGATTGGATCAATTAGATAA
- a CDS encoding transketolase, whose amino-acid sequence MKPNTQQLSDLTIQVRRDILRMVHAVNSGHPGGSLGCTEFLVTLYQNIMERKEGFDMNGIGEDLFFLSNGHISPVFYSVLARSGYFPVSELATFRLLNSRLQGHPTTHEGLPGIRMASGSLGQGLSVAIGAAEAKKLNKDNHLIYSLHGDGELQEGQNWEAIMYASAKKVDNLIATVDVNGKQIDGTTDEVLAMGSLRAKFEAFDWDVLEIKEGNNIEAIIAGLNDAKSRTGKGKPVCILLYTEMGNGVDFMMHTHAWHGKAPNNDQLASALAQNTSTLADY is encoded by the coding sequence ATGAAGCCTAACACACAACAATTAAGCGATTTAACTATCCAAGTAAGAAGAGACATTCTTCGAATGGTACATGCTGTCAACTCAGGTCACCCAGGTGGTTCATTAGGTTGTACTGAATTTTTGGTAACACTCTACCAAAACATTATGGAACGCAAAGAAGGTTTTGATATGAACGGAATTGGAGAAGATCTTTTCTTCCTTTCAAACGGACATATTTCTCCTGTTTTTTATAGCGTATTAGCACGTAGCGGTTATTTCCCTGTTTCAGAACTTGCCACTTTCAGATTACTAAACTCTCGTTTGCAAGGACATCCAACAACTCATGAAGGATTACCTGGAATTCGCATGGCTTCTGGTTCATTAGGACAAGGTTTATCTGTAGCTATTGGTGCTGCCGAAGCAAAAAAACTAAACAAAGACAATCATTTAATTTACAGCTTACACGGAGATGGTGAATTACAAGAAGGTCAAAACTGGGAAGCTATCATGTATGCTTCTGCTAAAAAAGTAGACAACCTTATTGCAACTGTAGACGTTAACGGAAAGCAAATTGACGGAACAACTGACGAAGTTTTGGCAATGGGAAGTCTTCGTGCAAAATTTGAAGCTTTTGACTGGGACGTTCTTGAAATTAAAGAAGGAAACAACATCGAAGCTATTATTGCAGGTTTAAACGATGCAAAATCAAGAACCGGAAAAGGAAAACCAGTTTGTATTTTGCTATATACAGAAATGGGTAACGGAGTTGATTTTATGATGCACACACATGCGTGGCATGGTAAAGCACCAAACAACGATCAGTTGGCAAGTGCTCTGGCTCAAAACACATCAACTTTAGCAGACTATTAA
- a CDS encoding transketolase family protein codes for MKKYTNTGSKDTRSGFGAGMTELGQKNENVVALCADLIGSLKFDDFKKNHPERFFQIGIAEANMIGIAAGLTIGGKIPFTGTFANFSTGRVYDQIRQSVAYSDKNVKICASHAGLTLGEDGATHQILEDIGLMKMLPGMTVINTCDYNQTKAATLALADHHGPAYLRFGRPVVPNFTPADEPFVIGKAILLNEGTDVTIVATGHLVWEALIAAEALEAKGISAEVINIHTIKPLDEEAILKSLAKTKCVVTAEEHNILGGLGESVSRVLALNHPAPQEFVAVNDSFGESGTPEQLMEKYKLNNQAIVEAVERVIKRK; via the coding sequence ATGAAAAAATATACAAATACAGGAAGTAAAGATACTCGTTCGGGTTTTGGAGCGGGAATGACTGAACTAGGTCAAAAGAACGAAAATGTTGTAGCATTATGTGCGGATCTAATTGGATCATTAAAATTTGATGATTTCAAAAAAAATCACCCGGAACGTTTCTTTCAAATCGGAATCGCTGAAGCGAATATGATTGGAATCGCTGCAGGTTTAACTATTGGAGGAAAAATTCCTTTTACAGGAACTTTCGCTAACTTTTCTACAGGAAGAGTTTATGACCAAATTCGTCAATCAGTTGCTTATTCTGACAAAAACGTAAAAATATGTGCTTCTCACGCCGGTTTAACACTAGGTGAAGACGGAGCAACACACCAAATCCTTGAAGATATTGGATTAATGAAAATGTTACCGGGAATGACTGTAATCAATACTTGCGATTACAATCAGACTAAAGCAGCTACTTTAGCATTAGCAGATCACCACGGACCGGCTTACTTACGTTTCGGTCGTCCGGTAGTACCTAACTTCACTCCTGCTGACGAACCTTTCGTAATTGGAAAAGCAATTTTACTAAACGAAGGAACTGATGTAACAATCGTTGCAACAGGACACTTAGTTTGGGAAGCACTTATTGCTGCCGAAGCTCTTGAAGCAAAAGGAATCTCTGCTGAAGTAATCAACATTCACACCATTAAACCTCTTGACGAAGAAGCCATTCTAAAATCATTAGCTAAAACAAAATGTGTGGTAACCGCTGAAGAGCACAACATTCTTGGAGGTCTTGGAGAAAGCGTTTCAAGAGTATTAGCACTAAACCATCCGGCACCGCAGGAATTTGTTGCTGTTAACGATAGTTTTGGCGAATCGGGAACTCCGGAACAATTAATGGAAAAATACAAATTAAACAATCAGGCGATTGTTGAAGCTGTAGAAAGAGTAATCAAAAGAAAGTAA
- a CDS encoding FKBP-type peptidyl-prolyl cis-trans isomerase, translating to MNKFKYYFILLLAGISFVSCSKKDDDEVVVVPLRDYATQYKADNDSIVKYLKTNYIESVTADFDVKISKIPAGGAQTSIWDQKTYTLGIRKVYSNDVYYDVYFLILRKGMGNSPTNTDKIVASYSGNLLNGTVFDSSNGFPGNFLLFPYSNSTATEGTVIEGWSEIFPQFKTGFSKTDSNGVISYTDYGAGVMFLPSGLAYYGETKDKIPAYSPIVFSFKLFDLQRMDNEYTLSSTGLVFVGDGVPDYLEDLNGDGYLYDYSLNKTKYPNPPKNDKVYDTDGDGVSDFLDLDDDGDGFTTRFEITKPAGEIGIVNGINYGVSRYYPWEPVIDNPGTPNVDETEPRGIPRRPTGALADPSKPESYTNSRKYIEADYTDKPRLRIHLDKTYPYKQN from the coding sequence ATGAATAAATTTAAATATTATTTTATTTTATTGCTTGCAGGTATTTCGTTTGTTTCTTGTAGTAAAAAGGATGATGATGAAGTGGTGGTGGTTCCATTAAGAGATTATGCTACGCAATATAAAGCTGATAATGATTCTATTGTCAAATATTTAAAGACAAATTACATAGAGTCGGTTACTGCCGATTTTGATGTTAAAATTTCTAAAATCCCTGCCGGCGGGGCACAAACTTCTATCTGGGATCAAAAAACTTATACTTTAGGAATCAGAAAAGTGTATAGTAATGATGTTTACTATGATGTATATTTTTTAATTTTAAGAAAAGGAATGGGGAATTCCCCAACAAATACAGATAAAATTGTAGCTTCCTATTCTGGTAATTTGTTAAACGGGACTGTTTTTGATTCATCTAATGGGTTTCCTGGTAATTTCCTTTTATTTCCGTATTCTAATAGCACGGCCACTGAGGGAACTGTAATAGAAGGCTGGTCTGAAATCTTTCCGCAGTTTAAAACTGGTTTCTCAAAGACAGACAGCAATGGTGTAATTTCGTATACTGATTATGGTGCGGGAGTAATGTTTTTGCCTTCGGGACTGGCTTATTATGGTGAAACTAAAGATAAAATTCCGGCTTATTCGCCTATTGTTTTCAGCTTTAAGCTGTTCGATCTTCAAAGAATGGATAATGAGTATACTCTTTCTTCAACTGGTCTGGTTTTTGTAGGAGACGGGGTTCCGGATTATCTGGAAGATCTTAATGGAGATGGTTATCTGTATGATTATAGCCTGAATAAGACTAAGTATCCAAATCCGCCAAAAAATGATAAAGTGTATGATACCGATGGTGACGGAGTTTCTGATTTTCTGGATTTAGACGATGATGGTGACGGATTCACAACCCGATTTGAAATTACGAAGCCTGCAGGAGAAATTGGTATCGTAAATGGGATTAATTATGGTGTGAGTAGGTATTATCCTTGGGAGCCGGTTATAGATAATCCGGGGACTCCTAATGTAGATGAAACTGAGCCAAGAGGTATTCCGAGAAGACCAACGGGAGCACTTGCAGATCCTAGTAAACCGGAATCGTATACCAATTCCAGAAAATACATAGAAGCAGATTATACAGACAAGCCAAGACTGAGAATTCATTTGGATAAGACTTATCCGTATAAACAAAATTAA
- a CDS encoding RNA-binding S4 domain-containing protein, translating to MRIDKYLWCVRYYKTRNMVTEACKKNHITVNGQVAKPSKEVFPTDRITFRKDQITQIITVLDIPESRVGAKLVDIYRKNETPPEAYAHLELLKLSKEHYRKSGTGRPTKKDRRDIDEYGNEIFDEEEEV from the coding sequence ATGAGAATAGATAAATACCTCTGGTGTGTACGATATTACAAGACCAGAAACATGGTTACAGAAGCCTGTAAAAAGAACCATATCACTGTAAATGGGCAAGTTGCCAAACCATCCAAAGAGGTTTTTCCAACCGACAGAATTACTTTTAGGAAAGATCAGATCACACAAATTATAACCGTACTCGACATTCCCGAAAGCCGTGTTGGAGCAAAATTGGTCGACATATACCGAAAAAACGAAACTCCGCCTGAAGCATATGCTCACTTAGAATTACTAAAATTATCAAAAGAGCATTATCGCAAAAGCGGTACCGGAAGACCTACCAAAAAAGACCGTCGTGATATTGACGAATATGGAAATGAAATTTTTGATGAGGAAGAAGAAGTTTAA
- a CDS encoding phosphoribosyltransferase domain-containing protein codes for MSKNIILTNQEIEHKIKRIAYQIYETFVDEDEIVIAGIASNGSVFAQKLALSLTSISTLKVSLCEVKVDKQNPQSPIYTSLTKEAYENKGLVLVDDVLNSGTTLIYAVRHFLDVPLKKFKTAVLVDRNHKKYPVKADFKGISLSTSLLEHVQVVFDDNGDNYAFLS; via the coding sequence ATGAGCAAGAATATCATTTTAACCAATCAGGAAATCGAACACAAAATAAAACGTATCGCTTATCAGATATACGAGACTTTTGTTGATGAAGACGAAATTGTAATTGCAGGAATTGCTTCGAATGGTTCTGTTTTTGCTCAAAAGCTAGCCTTGTCCTTAACCAGCATTTCAACACTTAAAGTTTCCCTTTGCGAAGTTAAAGTCGACAAACAAAATCCACAATCACCTATCTATACCTCATTAACCAAAGAAGCGTACGAAAACAAAGGTCTGGTTTTAGTAGATGACGTTTTAAATTCCGGCACTACTTTAATATATGCTGTTCGTCATTTCTTAGATGTTCCGCTTAAGAAATTCAAAACAGCAGTATTGGTTGACAGAAATCACAAGAAGTATCCGGTAAAAGCCGATTTTAAAGGAATCTCTTTGTCTACTTCTTTATTAGAGCACGTACAGGTTGTTTTTGACGATAACGGCGACAACTATGCGTTCTTAAGCTAA